The Dreissena polymorpha isolate Duluth1 chromosome 9, UMN_Dpol_1.0, whole genome shotgun sequence genome contains the following window.
acatatatctgaCTTGCGATCTAAACTAGTGTCGTGTGACATGTCCAATATCGAGATAATAGTAGACAATGGCAGCAAGgaactgtttaaaatatttcgTGACACAACTATAGGGATCCTGAAACTGAAAACTGCTGATTGTGTTTCACATTCATCAGATATTCTACCCACACTCAGCAAATTAGAAAAGCTATATTTATGGGGAACCTTTACGGGTCATTTTGATCTCCAGCTGCCTGCATCACTAGACTGTGTCAGTCTTCAAACAGGCGAATGTtcctctgagtggctgtgcagcttgttacTCAAACTTACTGAATTACATCATGCTGTAAGGTGTGAGCTGTGCGACTTTTTGTTGCAATCACGTGCGGAACATTGCGGCGCTGATTTAAATATGCACGTATCGGACTTACGATCTGTCTTATTGGCACTTGGCATGCCTAATATTATCATCCAGGTTAATAATGGCAGCAgggaactgtttgaaataattcgtgacacaagtatagggatcctggACCTGAGAACTGCTGATTGTGTTTCACATTCATCAAACATTCTACCCACACTTAAATGATTAAAGCTTTATTTATGGGGAACCTATACGGGTCATTGTGATCTACAGCTGCCTGCATCATTGAAATCTATCTGTCTTGCGTCAGgcaaatgttcatctgagtggctgtgcagcttttTAATCAAGCTTTCTGAATTAGATCATCATGTACAGTGTGAACTGTTTTTTAACGTTATGGTGCAATCACATGGAGAACATTGCGGCGCTGATTCAACTGTATTTGTATCTGACTTGCGATCTAACCTTTTGTCCTGTGACATGTCCAATATCGAGATATTGGTAGAAAATGGCAGCAAGggattgtttgaaatatttcgtgacacaagtatTAAGATACTAGGCCTTAGAAATGATGATTGCGTTTCGCAAACGTTAGATATTCTTCCAACACTCATTAAATTAGAAAAGATTTTGTTATATGGAACGTATTTTGGTGATTGTGCTCTCCAGCTGCCTGCATCATTGCAATGTATTAGTCTTCAAACAGGCGAATGCTCCTCTGAGTGGCTGTACAGTTTGTTGATCAAACTATCTGCATTAGGTCATCCTGTAGAGTGTGAGTTGTTGAACTGTGTTGTGTTCGGAGTTGATTCAATTATAGACGAAATCTAAACTATTATTATGGGACATACCTAATGTCAAGATCTTAGTAAAAACTGGCAGAAtggaaatgtttgaaatatttcataacacACTGATTGAGACCCTGTACCTGAGGACGGCTTTTTGAAAAACACCCGACATTTTTCACACAGGCAGGAAATtagaaaagtttattttatgaGTTACCTATTATCAATGTGTTTCGTGTGAAACTGTAAATACATGCTTTCtatgtgtttctttgtacttgaattgtatatatttcatgttttctatgTGTTTCTGCTGAAACTGTTAATATGTCTGATGTACTATGTATGTTCCTTGATATATTACAGAAACCATAcgcaaactatgtttacatgtttGTTGGTTACTGTTTTTACATAAATTTTGTAATACGGATAATAAATATGATGTAAGGCCTTTATGCCGTttaaagtgttaatattaattgaATTTGATATCTGTGTGCATTTTACACTAGttgctttattttttgtttgtaaatgtaaatagcatttttattttggaaatgtatTCCTGCTTACATTGTATGCATATACAATCATATAAAAGTATACAGAATCGCACGTAACAAACTATTTCcggtaaaaaaaaatagttactgtggtatttgcaaaatatattgtgTGTTCTTGCTAGAAACGATCATtctttattaattgtttgtttttaacaaatattttaatattatttaagctGCACATTTGTCTTCAAAGAATAAAGCCAAAGTCAGTGCTAAAATATCGTTTCAAAATATAGCTTATATTGGTAAACACACTTacgatttatttttatttaccgAAAGATTTATTGTAgttttaaatggattttaaagggatcttttcacgctttggtaaattgacaaaattgaaaaaagttgtttcagattcgcaaattttcgttttagttatgatatttgtgaggaaacagtaatactgaacatttaccatggtctaatatagccattatatgcatcttttgacgattttaaaacctaaaaattataaagcgttgcaacgcgaaacgattgcataatttggagagttctgtttttgtcgttaaattttgtgaaactacgaagattgcttatataaggtataaaatatatcaagtttgtgtaatcggcggaatagctcagtaggctaaagcgtttttacttcaggactctggcaggactccaggggtcactggttcgaaacctggtccgggcaatgttcttttcctttttttaattttattcttgattttttactggagcttttacgatccaatgtttacatttatcgatataaagcatttaatgaataagttaaaaaatgccaaaatctgtgaaaaggcccctttaaacacttCGATGAGTTAAACAGCATATGAAATATGTTATGTTACAAAGGTAGCCAAATGAAACCCATACATATGTATATACTCATATTTagaatgatatgttattatttgctgtAGTTTAAAGGAAAATCTACGAATTTAATTGACAATGATTactaattgttttttatgtatgattAGTTTAAGATATTCTATATATGGAATAGTAATGGATAAGTATTGCGTGAATGGACAGGCACTGTATACTATTGAAACTGTGTTATAGTAACACCGCATTATCAAaagtttgaaattaatttttaatcgtcttcaaatatcattaaaaattatattcattCGACTAAGAAGTAAGTGGGTTGATCATTATCTGTTATATTGTCTGTTAAAATCATTTATGTTAACAAACAAGTGTTTATTATGTTTCTTTGTATTTGTTGTCATGTATTATGAGATCATATGCAAAAGGTCCAAGTACAAAAGATACAAATGAGTATAGGTCCCTGAAGTACGGTGGGGGAATTTTTATGCTGAATCTAAAATACACGCTCATGAAGGAGCTATATCATGAAATATTGCAGAGGtcacatgtttaaatttataagatTACTGCACAAGCTTTGATTTGCACACATAATGTTGGCCTCTCAGTATGTATATCATGAGCGCCTGTGCGTGCGTGATGTTCAGATTATTGTTTATAGATAATAATATTGATTCTGGACGTATTTACAAAGCCAAACGTTTGCGGAAATACGTTGGTGTTTTGCATGTAAAAAATGAATGTTCAAAAATGTGTACTATAATAACCCTTTATTTAAATTGCCAAACAATTACTGATGTTCTAGCAATATGTGCAAGAATTTTCAAAGCGCTATTTGATGTGTATTGCCTCGTTGATGTTATAGTTTTGCCGCGTCATGTGGTgaagggtcttatgccatatgcgccatATGTGTCTCCAAACCTGTCTGCGAGGATGTGTATCTTTCTATAAAGATGCACAagctggtctgaagctacgctggccgcataagacataatacccattttcgcatgacgagagTCTTGTGTTGATTTGTTATGTCAATAGACATACTTGTGATAGAATTCGATCGTTTCTAGACGTGAAGCTCAAAATGTACCTTTTTTTCGActgaatatataaaaatatataaaacaactaaATGTGTATACAATAGAATGGCGAAAAGAATGAAAACTCTTTAGAAtgtagataaaatataatattggtCAGAATAAAAGAAAGAATTTGGTAACTTGAATGCATGTTTTGATTGTATTTCATAaccatattgttttgttttaataggtGATTTTGTTATTGAACGATATAATTAATCTTGATACGTTTGCATATGTTTTAATATGTGGGCAATATCGCCATACTTTTATCTCCTATCGTTCATACATATCGTTCCGGTTGCAGCGCAGGCGTAATTGCAAGGTTGCATTTTTTATCGCTTTGTGATAAATAAAGGATGTTAGCAAAGTTTCGCTTCAATTTGGCAATCATCAAGAGTGCAAGTTGCAATACCGTGTATTATTACAACTGTACAGCAAGAATAGATTATATGTTAACCTGTTCggttatatgtataatatataatatataattacataacgGTGTATTTGTTCAATgcgtgaaataaatatgtttaatggtTGCATGTATTTTAATTCTTTACCAATTCTACAGGAGCTAACGTTGACTATTACAATTTATGCAAGGACACGggatggaggggggggggggggggtaaagtttACAATGGAACTGTGTATATACGTATTTATACTAATAATTATTTGTTGCATGGAATTTCGCCGTTTTAAAAGCATTAATTCATATCAATACGGTCATTTAATCTCTCATAGGGCTGTGCAGTTTACTTATTGCAAATATTGACGTCATTCCTGACAGCTTCCTCAGTTTGATGAGACTGGGTGGGACGAGATCAATTTAGCCTCATTCTGTGTAATCTGTGCATATGCGTGAAGTGTCGCCCCAggtgctaatctggaacgacactgtccacctaaactggattttcgcgaAGCGACTTCcgttaaatgaaaaaataccaTGAACGCGGAAAGggtcgtcctagataagcatgtgcggagattaaaatatcatattttcacagAAAGAACAccgaaaaaaacataaaaacaaaattatttggaaaataaaaTCGGCTACTATATAAACACAAAACCCACTCTGTCTCAATCATGTTTTAATACGCAAATAAAGAAAGGGTgcaaacaacaaacaacataacAGTTAAAAAATCCTGAAAGATCCAGCTTGAGATTTCGGACAAGAAGATAAATAACACTTCCTATGATAACCATTGATGGGCAAGATATCGCATCCCCTTGCGTTCGTGTTTTCAACGAAAATTTACCGATGTTAAACCGTTTAATATAACAGGTATATAAAGAacattatgtgagttttggataaagatcaagtttatcatgcgaggcttagaaccatgttaGCGCGAGGCTTGTTATGCTATCAAGTTTCATCTggtaatatgataaaatataacacattAGCATAACAGGTAGTACAGTGCTGACGTATAAAACGGGTCTAATCTAGTTTATCAAATCGGGTCTGGAGACTTGAAAATAACGTATCTAactgaccagtcgccaaagtatcgatcgctccgcccacattatTCGATCAGttaatcagatatcgatttttcacacacccctcagcaacgcttatctggccgccattttgtccgacaaacaaagcgtgttgtacatatggaatggacgcaatttttaagagtttacacagattttgtatcaaatgcatgatcattactgttcgatcattatt
Protein-coding sequences here:
- the LOC127843769 gene encoding uncharacterized protein LOC127843769 isoform X2 translates to MSTSDRRIMCTLREFILQSREAYCDEDSYVNVTDFTYNLLSYDMSNIQISVKQGSKELFEIFRGTSIGILDLRTADCISKTSDILPTLSKLEKLHLWGTYTGYCALQLPASLHCIILQTGECSPDWLCSLLINLSELDHHVECELWNFVVQSRGEDCGTDSNIHISDLRSKLVSCDMSNIEIIVDNGSKELFKIFRDTTIGILKLKTADCVSHSSDILPTLSKLEKLYLWGTFTGHFDLQLPASLDCVSLQTGECSSEWLCSLLLKLTELHHAVRCELCDFLLQSRAEHCGADLNMHVSDLRSVLLALGMPNIIIQVNNGSRELFEIIRDTSIGILDLRTADCVSHSSNILPTLK